One window of Dyadobacter sandarakinus genomic DNA carries:
- a CDS encoding alpha/beta fold hydrolase, with the protein MVPVKFRYEYQYVNGIMLHVGHLGPDTGEKIFFLHGFPEFSQAWIKQAQFFAEKGYHVIVPDQRGYNLSRKPLHIKDYQLKILVNDIVALIVSVTADPVVIVAHDWGGGVAWVLAQNHPGLIKKLIILNMPHLQVMKNNLRKNPKQMLKSWYAVFFQLGIIPERLCGLFNYKALELAMVKTARPGTFPRDYISALKKSWKQPNGLSGMINWYRAYFRFPVHTGAEIIVPVLLLWGAKDTALSAVMAEQSIGKCRNGKLIVFETATHWLHHEEPEKVSHAIYDFLNG; encoded by the coding sequence ATGGTGCCAGTAAAGTTTAGGTATGAATACCAGTATGTCAACGGAATTATGCTGCACGTGGGACACCTCGGACCTGACACGGGTGAAAAGATCTTTTTCCTGCATGGGTTTCCTGAATTCAGCCAGGCCTGGATCAAGCAGGCGCAGTTTTTTGCGGAAAAAGGCTACCACGTCATCGTTCCCGACCAGCGTGGATACAACCTCAGCAGAAAGCCGCTTCACATCAAGGATTATCAATTAAAGATCCTGGTAAATGACATCGTTGCATTAATCGTCTCGGTAACCGCCGACCCGGTCGTCATCGTAGCGCATGACTGGGGTGGCGGTGTGGCGTGGGTACTTGCTCAAAACCATCCCGGCCTGATCAAAAAGCTCATCATCCTGAACATGCCGCATTTGCAGGTCATGAAAAATAATCTCCGCAAAAACCCCAAGCAAATGCTGAAAAGCTGGTATGCGGTATTTTTCCAGCTCGGGATCATACCCGAACGACTCTGCGGCCTGTTCAACTACAAAGCGCTCGAACTGGCGATGGTTAAAACTGCCCGGCCCGGCACTTTCCCGCGGGATTATATATCTGCATTGAAAAAGTCGTGGAAGCAGCCAAACGGATTGTCCGGGATGATCAACTGGTACAGGGCTTATTTCAGATTTCCTGTACATACCGGTGCCGAAATCATAGTACCGGTACTGTTGCTCTGGGGCGCAAAAGATACGGCGCTATCCGCTGTTATGGCCGAACAAAGCATCGGCAAATGCCGCAATGGTAAGCTGATCGTTTTTGAAACGGCCACGCACTGGCTGCACCATGAAGAGCCTGAGAAGGTCAGTCACGCTATTTACGACTTCCTGAACGGATGA
- a CDS encoding RtcB family protein, translating into MLVAGALMPDAHQGYGLPIGGVLAMQADMIIPYAVGVDIACRMCLSIFDLPAVLVDREKEKLKNLLLDHTHFGIGSKTKVHYDTSLFDRPEWHAFKTVKSLKDKAYAQLGTSGTGNHFVEWGELTVSENALEGIPAGNYLALLSHSGSRGFGGSIANTYSAIAMKKTLLPKEAKHLAWLDMNTDEGEEYWMAMNLAGDYASANHHEIHNKIARALNIQPVSRIENHHNFAWKEKLADGTDVLVHRKGATHAGEGVLGVIPGSMSTPGFVVRGKGNAASIHSASHGAGRLMSRSAAFKTISKADVDRNLLEKRLTLIGAGLDEAPMVYKDIHAVMAAQADLVEVLARFQPRIVRMADAREKAED; encoded by the coding sequence ATATTGGTAGCAGGCGCCTTAATGCCCGATGCGCATCAGGGATATGGCCTGCCCATTGGCGGGGTGCTGGCCATGCAGGCCGATATGATCATTCCCTATGCCGTGGGCGTGGATATTGCCTGCCGTATGTGCCTGAGCATATTTGACCTGCCCGCCGTGCTGGTAGACAGGGAAAAGGAAAAGCTGAAAAACCTGCTCCTTGATCATACGCATTTCGGGATCGGCAGTAAAACCAAAGTACACTACGACACCAGCCTGTTTGACCGTCCGGAATGGCATGCATTCAAAACTGTGAAAAGCCTGAAAGATAAGGCTTATGCACAACTGGGTACGTCCGGTACCGGAAACCACTTCGTAGAATGGGGTGAGCTGACCGTCTCTGAAAATGCATTGGAAGGTATACCAGCCGGAAATTACCTCGCATTGCTGTCCCACTCGGGGTCAAGAGGATTCGGGGGGAGCATTGCCAATACGTATTCAGCAATTGCAATGAAGAAAACGCTGCTGCCCAAGGAAGCGAAACACCTGGCATGGCTGGACATGAATACCGACGAAGGAGAAGAATACTGGATGGCCATGAACCTGGCTGGTGATTACGCATCCGCCAACCATCACGAGATACATAATAAAATAGCTCGCGCATTGAACATTCAGCCTGTAAGCCGGATTGAAAATCACCACAATTTTGCCTGGAAAGAAAAGCTGGCCGACGGTACAGATGTGCTTGTACACAGAAAAGGTGCTACACACGCCGGTGAAGGTGTACTGGGCGTAATTCCGGGATCCATGAGTACACCGGGTTTTGTGGTGCGCGGGAAAGGCAATGCCGCTTCCATCCATTCAGCCTCGCATGGTGCGGGCCGGCTCATGAGCCGGAGTGCAGCTTTCAAAACCATCAGCAAAGCCGATGTAGACCGGAACCTGCTCGAAAAAAGATTAACCCTGATCGGCGCCGGCCTGGATGAAGCTCCTATGGTGTACAAAGATATTCACGCAGTAATGGCCGCACAGGCCGATCTGGTGGAAGTACTTGCCAGGTTTCAGCCCCGGATTGTAAGAATGGCCGACGCCAGGGAAAAAGCCGAAGATTAA
- a CDS encoding CBM96 family carbohydrate-binding protein — protein sequence MKTFLTQSPSGPANFAVLLFACTLCISLFSLPVSGQPAIVWDKTLGGTYIDEARAVNPTSDGGFIVAGISYSGAGADKSQAARGNADYWVAKMRANGTKEWDKTFGGTGIDNLVTVQQTTDGGYILGGWSESDAGGDKSENDRSGTTGTRGDYWLVKLSASGARQWDRTLGGTSSEILKSVIQTADGGYIAAGTSGSPVGADKTNPAIGTGISQDYWIVRLTANGTKVWDKTLGTTDWDELGGMDINEQGGYTLIGLSRGTASGWQILKLSTTGIVQSQRKLAHSVNGYISEIHHTADNGYIVGVRTEPQSLGYQAVKLDAAGDQVWEKFFRGVNHQGTSNSEQLTSIIQAPDGGYLLAGYTFSDAGRDKSEDHRGEEDFWVVRLGADGSKHWDKTLGGSRQDLAFAITRVADGSYVVAGTSFSGAGNEKSENARGENDFWIVKLDSGAGKPMLSFSASQLNFTVNQGASAPPQAVMLAALQGEPALSLAKSPNSSWLVLPQASTGTLSFGINAGGLVPGVYTAEVTASAAGYVSAHFSVSLTVLSTSKGTTVRINAGGNAFTTSDGRTFSADMYYGGVNRVHSIPSGDIIGTNDDGLYRSERSSATFSYNVPVKNGDYMIVLHFAEIWFGAPGGRPLQLRQRLFNIDLEGYRIYTDYNVVAHAGAPMKMTREVFPAIISDGTVNLGFSAGAADLPTLAALEIIPLAEFSTELELPVLADATVRDGSFANQNMGTLPVLDVKSGPGDGVNRNTYLRFSTLNLSDIYAARLRIYGNNAEAGTNVNLSVYGVDNDAWTETGITWNNAPQGIAAADGYVNVNSTQDFYEVDVTRYVRQQTETDRLVSFVLKNPTAKNRRLAFDSRENTSGNAPKLIVVTREGFSDTYRKAAAAENTALNILPAEAGSIILPNPVAGTFRVRVSDQHHGKTSYRAISQSGQEVIPLESSNMDVQTRETEISGQMLRTGLYLLKIQSESAAETLKLMIVK from the coding sequence ATGAAAACATTTCTCACGCAATCACCCTCGGGACCTGCGAATTTCGCTGTGCTGCTTTTTGCCTGCACGCTCTGCATTTCTTTGTTTTCCTTGCCGGTTTCCGGCCAGCCTGCAATCGTATGGGACAAAACACTCGGCGGTACTTACATTGACGAAGCCAGAGCTGTAAACCCCACCAGTGACGGCGGCTTTATTGTGGCAGGCATCTCCTACTCGGGAGCAGGCGCCGACAAGTCCCAGGCAGCCCGCGGCAATGCAGACTACTGGGTTGCCAAGATGCGTGCAAATGGTACCAAGGAGTGGGACAAAACCTTTGGCGGCACAGGGATAGACAACCTGGTGACCGTGCAGCAAACCACAGACGGCGGATACATCCTCGGCGGCTGGTCGGAGTCGGATGCAGGCGGGGACAAGTCCGAAAACGACCGGAGCGGTACTACCGGCACACGCGGCGACTATTGGCTGGTCAAACTCAGTGCCAGCGGCGCCAGGCAGTGGGACCGGACGCTGGGCGGTACTTCATCCGAGATCCTTAAATCAGTAATACAAACTGCTGATGGCGGGTACATTGCAGCCGGGACATCGGGGTCACCCGTCGGTGCAGACAAGACAAATCCGGCGATCGGCACAGGCATTTCGCAGGACTACTGGATTGTCAGGCTTACCGCAAACGGAACAAAAGTGTGGGATAAAACGCTGGGAACAACGGATTGGGACGAGCTGGGCGGCATGGATATCAATGAACAAGGCGGATATACGCTGATCGGACTGTCACGGGGCACTGCTTCCGGCTGGCAGATCCTCAAACTGAGTACCACTGGCATTGTACAATCGCAAAGGAAACTGGCACACAGTGTGAATGGCTACATTTCAGAAATACACCACACTGCCGACAATGGATATATCGTAGGTGTGCGTACCGAGCCCCAAAGCCTGGGTTACCAGGCTGTAAAGCTGGATGCAGCCGGCGATCAGGTCTGGGAGAAGTTTTTCCGTGGCGTCAACCACCAGGGAACATCCAACTCCGAACAGCTGACCTCCATCATCCAGGCACCCGATGGCGGCTATCTGCTGGCAGGTTACACATTCAGTGATGCGGGCCGCGATAAGTCGGAAGATCACCGGGGTGAGGAAGATTTCTGGGTGGTCAGGCTGGGGGCCGACGGTTCAAAACACTGGGACAAAACATTGGGCGGCTCCCGCCAGGATCTGGCTTTTGCCATTACCCGGGTTGCCGACGGCAGCTATGTTGTTGCCGGAACGTCGTTTTCAGGTGCCGGAAATGAGAAAAGTGAAAATGCCCGTGGTGAGAACGATTTCTGGATTGTAAAGCTGGATTCCGGGGCTGGTAAACCTATGCTTTCCTTTTCGGCCAGCCAGCTGAACTTTACGGTTAACCAGGGTGCCTCTGCGCCACCACAGGCGGTGATGCTCGCAGCCTTGCAGGGTGAACCCGCCCTGTCGCTTGCCAAATCACCCAACAGCAGCTGGCTTGTACTTCCGCAGGCTTCCACGGGCACCCTCTCATTCGGGATCAATGCAGGGGGGCTTGTACCCGGCGTATATACAGCTGAGGTAACCGCTTCGGCTGCGGGGTACGTCAGTGCGCATTTTTCTGTCAGTCTTACGGTACTCAGTACCAGCAAAGGTACTACGGTGCGCATCAATGCAGGTGGAAATGCTTTTACCACAAGTGACGGACGGACATTCAGTGCCGATATGTATTATGGCGGTGTAAACCGTGTTCATTCCATTCCGTCCGGTGATATTATTGGTACAAATGATGACGGCCTCTACCGCAGTGAGCGGAGCTCTGCTACATTCAGCTACAATGTACCCGTCAAAAACGGCGACTACATGATCGTACTTCATTTTGCGGAAATCTGGTTCGGAGCGCCGGGCGGGCGGCCGCTCCAGTTACGCCAGCGATTGTTCAACATTGATCTCGAAGGATACCGCATTTACACAGACTACAATGTGGTGGCGCATGCCGGCGCTCCGATGAAAATGACGCGTGAAGTATTTCCGGCGATCATCAGCGACGGTACTGTAAACCTCGGTTTTTCAGCAGGAGCGGCCGACCTGCCTACGCTGGCTGCACTGGAAATAATCCCGCTGGCCGAGTTCTCTACTGAGCTGGAACTGCCGGTACTGGCCGATGCGACGGTACGGGACGGCAGTTTTGCAAATCAGAACATGGGTACCCTGCCTGTGCTCGATGTGAAAAGCGGGCCCGGCGACGGCGTCAACCGCAACACATACCTGCGGTTTTCAACATTGAACTTATCAGACATTTACGCTGCCAGACTGCGCATTTACGGAAACAATGCAGAAGCCGGAACGAATGTAAACCTGTCGGTATATGGTGTCGACAATGATGCATGGACCGAAACCGGCATTACCTGGAACAATGCGCCCCAGGGCATCGCCGCGGCAGACGGTTATGTGAATGTGAACAGTACGCAGGACTTTTATGAAGTGGATGTTACCAGGTATGTGCGGCAACAGACAGAAACGGACAGGCTTGTATCCTTTGTACTGAAAAATCCTACGGCAAAAAACCGCCGGCTGGCATTTGATAGCAGGGAAAATACGTCCGGAAATGCACCGAAGCTGATCGTGGTGACCCGGGAAGGATTTTCTGATACTTACCGCAAAGCCGCGGCCGCGGAGAATACAGCCTTAAACATCCTTCCGGCAGAGGCTGGCTCCATCATTTTGCCGAATCCTGTTGCGGGTACGTTCAGGGTGAGGGTATCGGATCAGCACCACGGAAAAACCTCGTACAGGGCCATCAGCCAGTCGGGCCAGGAAGTAATTCCGCTGGAAAGCAGCAATATGGATGTACAGACCCGCGAAACCGAGATATCGGGTCAAATGCTTCGTACCGGGCTGTATTTACTGAAAATCCAGTCGGAATCGGCTGCGGAGACCTTGAAATTGATGATTGTAAAATAA
- a CDS encoding TonB-dependent receptor, with product MKLLLSFSLSLLLSFQSFAQTGKVRGTVLDNTKTGLPGVSVVVKNTSLGTTTDHTGAFEISGITDGVYVLSVSSIGFKTKEIPLTISQNEVDLETVILYAGDEILREVVVEGERENKFSRSKTAYVSKLPLKDFENTQVYSTITNYLLKSQIVTNFDDALKNATGVENLWTSTGRGGDGAGYFSLRGFSVQPKLVNGLPGLTNGTINPANIERIEVLKGPSATLFGNAVSSYGGLINVVTKKPYVGTGGELSFTTGSFGLNQITGDFNTALSKEKNLYFRLNTSYATERSFQDAGFRRSFFVAPSLSYKVNNNLSFSFYGEITQAEQTNPMFLFLNRSAPQHSRNIRDLGYNYKLSFTSNDLTLQNPTQNYRVEMDYKLSDTWQSQTLVSKSATSTKGYYTYLFDFGVLENDTFSRFLNKQNEYTGTSDIQQNFIGDFGIGTLRNRVVLGLDYFSAISTSNGTGYAFYGNVTPQGGVSGDNPLTEKVETTEYPLSTAGVDAVLASQPVSNAKSKYGIYSAYASDVLNLTRTLSVMVGLRLDHFDNAGSVITSDDNYNQTTLSPKFGILYQPVADKVSVFANYQNGFTNVAPALVGNPEDGPQTIKTFRPEQANQIEFGIKTNIIKNTLNATISYYDIRVSNQVITDPASPFNKIQGGEVYSKGLEVELNANPVNGLNIRAGYSNNDSKITKSDNNDILNTRPLEAGSKHTYNAWANYEVSSGKLRGFGLGVGMNGASERYAINYASTGNFMLPAYTVANASLFFQAEHYRIGLKLNNAFNKEYFKGWSTIAPQTPRALLANFTYTF from the coding sequence ATGAAACTTCTTCTATCTTTCTCGTTAAGTCTTCTGTTATCATTTCAGTCCTTCGCCCAGACGGGCAAAGTGCGCGGAACTGTGTTGGACAACACGAAAACAGGCCTGCCGGGCGTCAGTGTGGTTGTCAAAAATACCAGCCTCGGAACCACAACCGATCACACAGGTGCATTCGAAATCTCAGGCATTACGGACGGTGTATATGTGCTGTCGGTCTCTTCCATAGGCTTTAAAACCAAGGAGATACCTCTGACTATTTCGCAGAATGAAGTGGATCTGGAAACCGTCATTTTGTATGCAGGCGACGAGATCCTGCGCGAGGTTGTTGTGGAAGGCGAGCGGGAAAACAAATTTTCGCGCAGCAAAACCGCCTACGTTTCCAAGCTGCCCCTGAAAGATTTTGAAAATACACAGGTTTACAGCACCATTACCAACTACCTGCTGAAATCCCAGATCGTTACCAACTTTGACGACGCCCTGAAAAATGCAACCGGTGTCGAAAACCTCTGGACTTCAACAGGACGCGGGGGCGATGGGGCCGGGTACTTTTCACTGCGTGGATTTTCTGTACAGCCCAAGCTGGTCAATGGCTTGCCGGGACTTACAAACGGAACGATTAATCCTGCCAACATCGAGCGCATTGAAGTACTGAAAGGACCCTCTGCTACCTTATTCGGGAATGCGGTGAGCTCTTACGGAGGGCTTATCAATGTGGTTACCAAAAAACCTTATGTAGGTACCGGCGGCGAGCTTTCTTTTACCACAGGTTCCTTTGGATTAAACCAGATCACGGGTGATTTCAACACGGCATTGAGCAAAGAAAAAAATCTGTATTTCAGGCTGAATACCTCATATGCCACCGAGCGCAGCTTTCAGGATGCGGGTTTCAGGAGATCCTTCTTTGTAGCCCCTTCGCTTTCTTACAAAGTGAACAACAACCTTTCCTTTTCATTTTACGGGGAGATCACGCAGGCGGAGCAAACCAATCCTATGTTTTTATTCCTGAACAGAAGTGCCCCGCAGCACTCGAGAAACATCAGGGACCTGGGTTACAACTACAAGCTTTCATTTACAAGCAATGACCTGACCCTGCAAAATCCGACGCAGAACTACCGCGTCGAAATGGATTATAAGCTGTCGGACACCTGGCAGTCACAAACCCTGGTGTCAAAAAGTGCAACTTCTACGAAAGGTTATTATACGTACCTGTTTGATTTCGGCGTGCTGGAAAACGATACTTTTTCACGCTTCCTGAACAAGCAAAATGAATATACCGGGACGTCGGATATTCAGCAGAATTTCATCGGTGATTTTGGGATCGGTACGCTAAGAAACAGGGTAGTACTGGGACTGGATTATTTCTCGGCCATTTCAACAAGTAACGGTACGGGCTATGCATTTTACGGAAATGTGACCCCTCAGGGCGGCGTAAGCGGTGATAATCCGCTTACCGAAAAAGTTGAAACAACCGAGTACCCGCTTTCCACTGCCGGTGTGGACGCCGTACTGGCATCGCAGCCGGTTTCCAATGCCAAATCAAAGTATGGCATTTATAGTGCGTATGCTTCCGACGTACTGAATCTGACCAGGACGTTGTCGGTGATGGTAGGTCTGCGTCTCGATCACTTTGACAATGCAGGAAGTGTGATCACTTCGGACGATAACTACAATCAGACCACATTGTCGCCCAAATTCGGAATTCTTTACCAGCCGGTTGCCGACAAGGTATCCGTTTTTGCAAACTACCAGAACGGTTTTACGAACGTAGCACCGGCACTTGTAGGCAATCCGGAAGATGGTCCGCAAACCATCAAGACATTCCGGCCCGAGCAGGCTAACCAGATCGAATTCGGGATTAAAACCAACATCATCAAAAACACGCTGAATGCGACCATCAGCTACTATGACATCCGGGTAAGCAACCAGGTAATTACCGACCCGGCCTCGCCTTTCAATAAAATCCAGGGTGGAGAAGTGTATAGTAAAGGATTGGAAGTAGAGCTGAATGCAAATCCTGTAAACGGGCTGAACATCAGGGCTGGTTATAGTAACAATGACAGCAAAATTACGAAATCGGACAACAATGATATCCTGAACACACGTCCGCTCGAAGCAGGCTCCAAGCATACCTACAATGCATGGGCCAATTATGAAGTATCCTCCGGCAAGCTGCGTGGATTTGGACTGGGCGTGGGCATGAACGGAGCGAGTGAAAGGTATGCGATCAACTATGCCTCAACCGGCAACTTTATGCTTCCGGCTTACACGGTCGCCAATGCATCCCTGTTTTTCCAGGCAGAACATTACCGCATCGGCTTAAAGCTGAACAATGCATTTAACAAAGAATATTTTAAAGGCTGGTCTACGATCGCGCCTCAGACGCCACGTGCCTTGCTGGCCAACTTTACCTACACTTTCTAG
- the argH gene encoding argininosuccinate lyase, translating to MKLWQKENTVTSEKIERFTVGRDREMDLNLAAFDVLGNLAHATMLETIGLLTPGDLSALKSQLRVIYADIQSGSFTIEEGVEDVHSQVELMLTRKLGDTGKKIHSGRSRNDQVLVDMKLYTRARLFDVVKATEKLFSILTRRSEEHKNDLLPGYTHLQIAMPSSFGLWFGAYAEGLIDDVIQLNAAYRLANRNPLGSGAGYGSSFPLNRQLTTDLLGFEGMHHNVVYAQMSRGRTEQAALSAIASLAATVSRLAMDVCLYNSQNFGFIVLPDDLTTGSSIMPHKKNPDVAELLRAKTNRMKALPMEVTMVLSNLPSGYHRDMQLLKEILMPAFDEILDCLDIATFMLEHMQVKTGLLNDPKYDLLFSVERVNELVIQGVPFRDAYKQVGAEIGDGSYSPSRDLHHTHEGSIGNLQTAEITTRMEQEVAAFGYGKVEVALEKLLNS from the coding sequence TTGAAACTCTGGCAAAAAGAAAATACGGTTACTTCTGAAAAAATTGAACGGTTTACTGTCGGACGCGACCGTGAAATGGACCTGAACCTCGCAGCCTTTGACGTGCTGGGCAACCTGGCCCATGCTACCATGCTCGAAACCATCGGCCTGCTGACTCCCGGAGACCTTTCTGCATTGAAATCCCAACTCAGGGTCATCTATGCTGATATCCAGAGTGGAAGTTTTACGATCGAGGAAGGGGTGGAAGACGTGCATTCTCAGGTAGAACTGATGCTGACCCGCAAGCTGGGGGATACCGGCAAAAAGATCCATAGTGGCCGCTCCCGCAATGATCAGGTACTGGTAGACATGAAGCTGTATACCCGCGCAAGGTTGTTTGATGTGGTGAAAGCGACTGAAAAGCTTTTCAGCATACTTACCCGTCGCTCAGAGGAGCACAAAAATGATCTGCTGCCCGGCTACACGCATTTGCAGATTGCCATGCCGTCGTCTTTCGGACTGTGGTTCGGGGCTTATGCAGAGGGGCTGATCGACGATGTCATTCAGTTGAATGCTGCGTACCGGCTCGCCAACCGCAACCCGCTGGGATCGGGTGCGGGGTATGGCTCGTCTTTTCCATTGAATCGGCAGCTCACCACCGATCTGCTCGGTTTTGAAGGTATGCACCACAATGTGGTATACGCCCAGATGAGCCGCGGCCGTACGGAGCAAGCAGCATTGTCGGCGATCGCTTCGCTCGCGGCGACAGTTTCGCGCCTGGCCATGGACGTTTGTTTGTACAACAGTCAGAACTTTGGCTTTATCGTACTGCCGGACGACCTCACCACCGGCAGCAGCATTATGCCGCACAAGAAAAATCCGGATGTGGCCGAGCTGCTGCGTGCCAAAACCAACCGGATGAAAGCATTGCCTATGGAGGTAACCATGGTGCTCAGCAACCTGCCGTCTGGATACCACCGCGATATGCAGCTGCTGAAAGAGATCCTGATGCCTGCTTTCGACGAAATCCTCGACTGCCTGGACATCGCAACTTTCATGCTGGAACATATGCAGGTAAAAACCGGCTTGCTGAATGATCCGAAATATGACCTGCTTTTCAGTGTGGAGCGGGTGAATGAACTCGTGATCCAGGGTGTACCTTTCAGGGATGCGTATAAACAGGTGGGTGCGGAGATTGGCGACGGAAGCTACTCGCCATCACGTGACCTTCACCACACGCATGAAGGCAGTATCGGCAACCTGCAGACAGCAGAAATCACGACACGCATGGAGCAGGAAGTTGCAGCATTTGGTTATGGGAAGGTGGAAGTGGCTTTGGAAAAATTATTGAATAGCTGA
- a CDS encoding T9SS type A sorting domain-containing protein produces MKTFSPGHCLLLLFFALPAGLFAQPAIQWDKTIGGNGGDYFQFISPASDGGYILGGSSDSEAGGDKSEGSLGLSDYWIVKVATDGTRQWDKRYGGDQYDVLQVVRPTSDGGYILGGHSYTGANGDKSEPNHPPYETDFWIVKINAEGTRQWDRTIGTEDNDELAAMIQTEDGGYLLGGRGPAGSSGDKTEPQPGFWIVKLSSEGSTEWDKTYFTTDELSTITCITKAAGGGYLLGGNTYSGSTVHKSENGRGNQDMWLIRIGEDGSRTWDKTIGSAGQDGLLAMQEITGGGLILAGSSDGLASGDKSEGQKGRFDFWVIKLNADQTIQWDKTLGGSLPGSSTPSSIALTPDGGYLIAGSTTGLANADLSRDAAEEDYWVVKLTSSGNKVWDKPMGGAGSDLGIKICNAPDGGYLVAGQSLSGVSGDKTAPGKGGDRDFWLVKLAPEAPLPVHLYAFSVLKENTSALLTWHTATESRSGRFEVQHSTDAKAWKHLTSILGQGESTQLHSYQYLHGTPDTGDNYYRLKMLDKDGSFSYSAMQHLKFTSDPGITIYPNPAAGTIHLQTADWSQVAAVTVLNTQGQTVYQAEKRPVQHISASTLKPGFYLVKISLTNGNTTTRKVAVQP; encoded by the coding sequence ATGAAAACTTTTAGCCCGGGTCACTGCTTGCTCCTGCTGTTTTTTGCCTTGCCTGCCGGTCTTTTTGCTCAACCGGCTATTCAATGGGATAAGACGATCGGCGGAAACGGAGGAGATTATTTCCAATTTATCAGCCCCGCTTCCGACGGCGGGTACATCCTCGGCGGCTCGTCGGACTCGGAAGCAGGTGGGGACAAAAGTGAGGGTAGCCTGGGATTGAGCGATTATTGGATCGTAAAGGTTGCTACTGACGGAACGAGGCAATGGGACAAGCGGTATGGCGGCGATCAGTATGATGTTCTGCAGGTGGTACGACCAACATCCGATGGTGGCTACATTCTGGGCGGGCACTCCTATACCGGCGCAAATGGCGATAAGTCCGAGCCCAATCATCCGCCCTATGAGACGGATTTCTGGATTGTCAAGATCAATGCCGAGGGTACCAGGCAGTGGGACCGGACGATCGGGACCGAGGATAACGATGAGCTGGCTGCCATGATCCAGACAGAGGACGGCGGCTACCTGCTGGGCGGCCGTGGTCCTGCGGGCAGCTCGGGGGACAAAACCGAGCCGCAGCCTGGTTTCTGGATTGTAAAATTATCTTCTGAAGGCAGCACCGAGTGGGACAAAACGTACTTTACTACGGATGAGCTGAGTACCATTACCTGCATCACCAAAGCTGCCGGCGGAGGCTATCTGCTCGGCGGAAATACCTACTCGGGCAGTACCGTGCACAAATCGGAAAATGGCAGGGGCAACCAGGATATGTGGCTTATCAGGATAGGCGAAGACGGAAGCAGGACGTGGGACAAAACAATCGGAAGTGCCGGACAGGACGGACTGTTGGCTATGCAGGAAATCACAGGCGGCGGACTGATCCTCGCAGGAAGCTCTGACGGGCTAGCCAGCGGCGACAAGAGCGAAGGTCAGAAAGGCCGGTTTGATTTCTGGGTCATAAAGCTGAATGCCGATCAGACTATTCAGTGGGACAAAACGCTGGGCGGATCGCTGCCAGGATCCAGTACGCCCTCGTCTATCGCCCTCACCCCCGACGGTGGCTACCTGATCGCGGGTTCCACCACCGGCCTTGCCAATGCCGACCTGTCGCGGGATGCAGCAGAAGAAGATTACTGGGTGGTAAAGCTGACCTCCTCGGGCAATAAAGTCTGGGACAAACCTATGGGTGGTGCCGGGAGCGACCTGGGTATTAAAATATGCAATGCGCCGGATGGCGGCTACCTCGTTGCGGGACAATCCCTGTCGGGTGTGAGCGGGGACAAAACTGCACCTGGTAAAGGGGGTGATCGCGACTTCTGGCTTGTCAAACTTGCCCCGGAAGCTCCCCTGCCTGTTCACCTTTATGCTTTTTCTGTTTTAAAGGAAAATACATCCGCATTACTCACCTGGCACACTGCCACTGAAAGCCGCAGTGGCCGCTTTGAAGTGCAACATAGTACCGATGCGAAAGCCTGGAAGCACCTCACCAGCATACTGGGACAAGGCGAAAGCACCCAGCTGCATTCCTACCAGTACTTGCACGGCACTCCGGATACCGGCGACAACTATTACCGTCTCAAAATGTTGGATAAAGACGGCTCGTTTTCTTACTCTGCCATGCAGCACCTGAAATTCACTTCCGATCCCGGCATTACTATTTATCCAAATCCTGCTGCCGGTACTATCCATTTACAAACTGCCGACTGGTCGCAAGTAGCAGCTGTAACCGTGCTGAACACACAGGGGCAAACCGTGTACCAGGCAGAAAAAAGGCCAGTACAGCACATCAGCGCAAGCACGCTGAAACCGGGCTTTTATCTTGTAAAAATCAGTCTGACAAACGGCAACACGACCACGCGCAAAGTAGCAGTGCAGCCATGA